The Deltaproteobacteria bacterium genome window below encodes:
- a CDS encoding SPOR domain-containing protein produces the protein MGRLVRRTFYGHFSTKNYRDLELEEVDRILQAHEKISRRPWKDLPPENLGELLHADFLLYGKVNDFRKYFLGIYSQIALEVELKMVKTKGGEEVWSKTLLRRSHDGGVPFSLFGIIPASLRSGLHMREERTVALVDRLTRELVKDIPDPSPCLVAPRGVDIQIASFLDGERALGALKSLEKKGYRPRIETVILGGRRWHRLYLGPYRDEEEAEGIKKAVERDFGFRPFLVRRYPLGASP, from the coding sequence TTGGGCAGGCTCGTAAGAAGGACCTTTTACGGCCATTTCAGCACCAAGAACTATAGAGATCTGGAACTCGAGGAGGTTGACCGAATCCTTCAGGCCCATGAAAAGATCAGCCGGAGACCTTGGAAGGATTTACCCCCGGAAAACCTGGGAGAGCTTCTCCATGCGGACTTTCTTCTTTATGGAAAGGTCAATGATTTCCGGAAGTATTTTCTGGGTATCTACTCCCAGATCGCCCTTGAAGTGGAACTGAAAATGGTCAAGACAAAGGGGGGCGAAGAAGTTTGGAGCAAGACCCTTCTCAGGCGCTCACATGATGGAGGGGTTCCTTTCAGCCTGTTCGGTATCATTCCAGCCTCCCTTCGTTCCGGGTTGCACATGAGGGAAGAACGAACCGTCGCCCTCGTGGATCGTCTCACCCGCGAACTTGTCAAAGATATTCCCGATCCTTCGCCCTGCCTTGTGGCACCACGGGGGGTGGACATACAGATCGCTTCATTCCTGGACGGGGAACGGGCCCTCGGGGCGCTTAAAAGTCTTGAAAAGAAGGGGTACCGTCCCCGGATTGAGACGGTGATCCTGGGGGGGCGCCGTTGGCACAGACTTTATCTCGGGCCTTACAGGGATGAGGAAGAGGCGGAGGGGATAAAAAAGGCGGTGGAAAGGGATTTCGGTTTCCGGCCGTTTCTGGTTCGGCGCTATCCTTTGGGAGCATCACCATGA
- a CDS encoding 1-acyl-sn-glycerol-3-phosphate acyltransferase, translated as MVRFFLVNAFIAFYTILMCMWSALLALFTKDGGRRVHFWAAVPWAKAILWVSGVRVIREGGEGLNWEVPRIYMANHQSAFDIFALLAGLPVDFKFILKQELMKIPILGPAMRRAGYISIDRGDPRRAILSINRAAERIKQGASVLIFPEGTRSKDGRLQVFKKGGFHLASKAGVEIVPIVIFNSINIVPKGSMRINRGEITLKVCNPVPVNAGRKRDQEKLMACVREVMLQAMGEEAGEDPGSSSSGGGGC; from the coding sequence ATGGTTCGATTCTTTTTAGTGAATGCCTTTATTGCTTTCTATACCATCCTGATGTGCATGTGGAGCGCACTCTTGGCCCTTTTCACGAAGGACGGCGGCAGGCGCGTTCATTTCTGGGCCGCGGTTCCCTGGGCAAAGGCCATCCTCTGGGTAAGCGGCGTGCGGGTGATCAGGGAGGGCGGGGAGGGATTGAACTGGGAGGTCCCCAGGATCTACATGGCCAACCACCAGAGCGCCTTTGATATCTTCGCCCTCCTTGCGGGGTTGCCGGTGGACTTCAAGTTCATACTGAAGCAGGAATTGATGAAGATCCCGATCCTGGGCCCCGCAATGAGGCGGGCCGGTTATATCTCCATTGACCGAGGGGATCCCAGGAGGGCGATATTGAGCATCAACCGCGCTGCCGAAAGGATCAAGCAGGGGGCCTCGGTACTCATCTTTCCCGAAGGGACCCGCAGCAAGGACGGCCGTCTTCAGGTCTTCAAAAAGGGTGGTTTTCACCTGGCCTCCAAGGCGGGTGTCGAGATCGTGCCCATCGTCATATTCAACAGCATTAATATCGTTCCCAAAGGGAGCATGAGGATCAACCGTGGAGAAATCACCCTGAAGGTTTGTAACCCAGTTCCTGTAAATGCCGGGAGAAAGCGGGACCAGGAAAAACTCATGGCCTGCGTGAGAGAGGTGATGCTTCAGGCCATGGGAGAAGAAGCCGGGGAAGACCCCGGATCTTCGTCCTCCGGGGGGGGCGGTTGTTGA